The following are from one region of the Girardinichthys multiradiatus isolate DD_20200921_A chromosome 9, DD_fGirMul_XY1, whole genome shotgun sequence genome:
- the lpl gene encoding lipoprotein lipase isoform X1, with protein MGKETFCFLTIWITLGNIHATFSLDLEPTTNSTVFATVNSTVTDAPLPATTEWMTDYTDIVSKFSLRTAELPDDDMCYMVAGRPETIQECQFDAETQTFIVIHGWTVTGMFESWVPKLVSALYEREPNANVIVVDWLTRANQHYPTSAAYTKLVGRDVAKFVTWLQKELQLPWERIHLLGYSLGAHVAGIAGDLTDNKISRITGLDPAGPTFEHADEQSTLSRGDAQFVDVLHTNTRGSPDRSIGIQRPVGHIDIYPNGGTFQPGCDIQNTLLGIASEGIKGLQNMDQLIKCSHERSIHLFIDSLLNTQQQSMAYRCNSKDAFNKGMCLSCRKNRCNKLGYNINKVRTTRSARMYLKTRDMMPYKVFHYQVKAHFFSKDKMSFSEQPIKISLHGTHGEKEDIPIVLPTLDDNTTLSFLITTDVDIGDLMMVKIRWEKDALFSWSDFWGSSKFHLRKLRIKCGETQSKVIFNAKEGEFAYLIRGGENAVFVKSKEDKLSRKERQMHRLKTQGTLFGQKEA; from the exons caACAGTAAACAGCACAGTCACCGATGCGCCTCTTCCAGCCACCACCGAATGGATGACGGATTACACTGACATCGTGTCCAAGTTCTCCCTGCGCACCGCCGAGCTCCCAGATGATGATATGTGCTACATGGTGGCCGGCAGACCAGAAACCATTCAAGAGTGCCAATTCGATGCTGAAACTCAGACCTTCATTGTGATACATGGCTGGACG GTAACAGGAATGTTTGAGAGCTGGGTGCCCAAGCTGGTGTCCGCCCTGTATGAGCGCGAACCAAATGCCAACGTGATCGTGGTGGACTGGCTGACCCGTGCCAACCAGCACTACCCAACCTCTGCAGCCTACACCAAGCTGGTTGGTCGTGATGTGGCCAAGTTCGTTACCTGGCTTCAG aaagaGCTGCAGTTGCCCTGGGAGAGGATTCACCTGCTGGGATACAGTCTGGGAGCACATGTGGCCGGCATTGCTGGAGACCTCACTGACAATAAGATCAGCAGGATCACAG GTCTGGATCCCGCTGGTCCTACCTTCGAGCACGCAGATGAGCAGAGCACTCTGTCCCGAGGCGATGCCCAGTTTGTGGACGTCCTGCACACCAATACAAGGGGCTCTCCAGACCGCAGTATCGGCATCCAGAGACCTGTTGGTCATATCGATATTTACCCCAATGGTGGAACCTTTCAGCCAGGTTGCGACATTCAGAATACCTTGCTGGGGATTGCATCAGAAGGAATCAAGGGCCTCCAAA ATATGGATCAGCTTATCAAATGCTCCCATGAGCGCTCTATCCACTTGTTCATCGACTCCCTGCTGAACACCCAGCAACAGAGCATGGCCTACCGCTGCAACTCCAAGGACGCCTTCAACAAGGGAATGTGCCTCAGCTGCAGGAAGAACCGCTGCAACAAGCTTGGCTACAACATCAACAAGGTCCGCACGACCCGCAGTGCCAGGATGTATCTCAAGACACGCGATATGATGCCATACAAGG TTTTCCATTACCAAGTGAAGGCACacttcttcagcaaggacaaaATGAGCTTCAGTGAGCAGCCAATAAAGATTTCACTACATGGAACCCATGGAGAGAAGGAGGACATCCCTATTGTCCT GCCCACCCTGGATGACAACACCACCTTGTCCTTCCTGATCACCACTGATGTGGACATCGGTGACCTGATGATGGTCAAGATTCGCTGGGAGAAGGATGCACTCTTTAGCTGGTCCGACTTTTGGGGCAGCAGCAAATTTCACCTCCGAAAGCTCCGCATTAAGTGTGGGGAGACTCAGTCCAA GGTGATCTTTAACGCAAAGGAAGGAGAGTTTGCTTACCTCATCAGGGGAGGGGAAAATGCAGTCTTTGTCAAgtcaaaagaagacaaactgAGTCGTAAAGAAAGACA GATGCACAGACTTAAGACGCAGGGCACTCTTTTCGgtcagaaggaagcatga
- the lpl gene encoding lipoprotein lipase isoform X2, whose translation MGKETFCFLTIWITLGNIHATFSLDLEPTTNSTVFATTEWMTDYTDIVSKFSLRTAELPDDDMCYMVAGRPETIQECQFDAETQTFIVIHGWTVTGMFESWVPKLVSALYEREPNANVIVVDWLTRANQHYPTSAAYTKLVGRDVAKFVTWLQKELQLPWERIHLLGYSLGAHVAGIAGDLTDNKISRITGLDPAGPTFEHADEQSTLSRGDAQFVDVLHTNTRGSPDRSIGIQRPVGHIDIYPNGGTFQPGCDIQNTLLGIASEGIKGLQNMDQLIKCSHERSIHLFIDSLLNTQQQSMAYRCNSKDAFNKGMCLSCRKNRCNKLGYNINKVRTTRSARMYLKTRDMMPYKVFHYQVKAHFFSKDKMSFSEQPIKISLHGTHGEKEDIPIVLPTLDDNTTLSFLITTDVDIGDLMMVKIRWEKDALFSWSDFWGSSKFHLRKLRIKCGETQSKVIFNAKEGEFAYLIRGGENAVFVKSKEDKLSRKERQMHRLKTQGTLFGQKEA comes from the exons CCACCACCGAATGGATGACGGATTACACTGACATCGTGTCCAAGTTCTCCCTGCGCACCGCCGAGCTCCCAGATGATGATATGTGCTACATGGTGGCCGGCAGACCAGAAACCATTCAAGAGTGCCAATTCGATGCTGAAACTCAGACCTTCATTGTGATACATGGCTGGACG GTAACAGGAATGTTTGAGAGCTGGGTGCCCAAGCTGGTGTCCGCCCTGTATGAGCGCGAACCAAATGCCAACGTGATCGTGGTGGACTGGCTGACCCGTGCCAACCAGCACTACCCAACCTCTGCAGCCTACACCAAGCTGGTTGGTCGTGATGTGGCCAAGTTCGTTACCTGGCTTCAG aaagaGCTGCAGTTGCCCTGGGAGAGGATTCACCTGCTGGGATACAGTCTGGGAGCACATGTGGCCGGCATTGCTGGAGACCTCACTGACAATAAGATCAGCAGGATCACAG GTCTGGATCCCGCTGGTCCTACCTTCGAGCACGCAGATGAGCAGAGCACTCTGTCCCGAGGCGATGCCCAGTTTGTGGACGTCCTGCACACCAATACAAGGGGCTCTCCAGACCGCAGTATCGGCATCCAGAGACCTGTTGGTCATATCGATATTTACCCCAATGGTGGAACCTTTCAGCCAGGTTGCGACATTCAGAATACCTTGCTGGGGATTGCATCAGAAGGAATCAAGGGCCTCCAAA ATATGGATCAGCTTATCAAATGCTCCCATGAGCGCTCTATCCACTTGTTCATCGACTCCCTGCTGAACACCCAGCAACAGAGCATGGCCTACCGCTGCAACTCCAAGGACGCCTTCAACAAGGGAATGTGCCTCAGCTGCAGGAAGAACCGCTGCAACAAGCTTGGCTACAACATCAACAAGGTCCGCACGACCCGCAGTGCCAGGATGTATCTCAAGACACGCGATATGATGCCATACAAGG TTTTCCATTACCAAGTGAAGGCACacttcttcagcaaggacaaaATGAGCTTCAGTGAGCAGCCAATAAAGATTTCACTACATGGAACCCATGGAGAGAAGGAGGACATCCCTATTGTCCT GCCCACCCTGGATGACAACACCACCTTGTCCTTCCTGATCACCACTGATGTGGACATCGGTGACCTGATGATGGTCAAGATTCGCTGGGAGAAGGATGCACTCTTTAGCTGGTCCGACTTTTGGGGCAGCAGCAAATTTCACCTCCGAAAGCTCCGCATTAAGTGTGGGGAGACTCAGTCCAA GGTGATCTTTAACGCAAAGGAAGGAGAGTTTGCTTACCTCATCAGGGGAGGGGAAAATGCAGTCTTTGTCAAgtcaaaagaagacaaactgAGTCGTAAAGAAAGACA GATGCACAGACTTAAGACGCAGGGCACTCTTTTCGgtcagaaggaagcatga